A stretch of DNA from Thiothrix subterranea:
CTTTCCCGGAGCTGCTAAGTTATATGCAAGCACGCGGCGTGCAAGTGCCTGCATGGTTGCCGCGTGAGGGTGCGCCTTGGAATAGCAAAGGCGAATTGATGCAGGCTAAACACACGCCGCAAGTGCAAGAGCTGCAAAATTTCCTGTACCAAACCCGCTTGTTACAAGTGCAGTTTATTGTGGATCGCACGCGCCGCGCCATGCCTAAGTTGGTTAAAAACTCCCCTGATCAATTGCGCCCACACGTGGTGGGTAATTTGAATGCGGTGGCAAATACGCCGGGTGGCTGGTATGCATTAATTGACTACACCAACTTCAAAGGCGAAGGTTTGAGCCGTAGCGGTGGTTATAACGGTCAAAACTGGGGCTTGTTACAGGTGTTGGAAGAAATGCGTCCGTCACGCCCCGGTGAGCAAGCCTTGCACGAATTTGCCGATGCTGCGATGCGCGTCTTGGAACGCCGGGTGCGCAATTCACCGCCCGCCAATAACGAGCGGCGTTGGTTGGCAGGCTGGTCGAGTCGGGTGAATACGTACCGCCGTTTGTTGGTCTAGTCCAGAAACGCATTCACCACGGCGCTGAATTCGGCGGGCGTTTGCACGTGTGGCAGATGCCCCGCTGCGTCAATGGTCGTTAAGGTTGCTTGCGGAAATACTTGCCAAATGCCATCAATGTCGGTGTCTTGCACGTAATCCGACTGCCCACCGCGCACAAACAGTGTCGGCTGGGTAAACACACTTTCCGGCGCGTGAAATCCTGATATTTTCAAATACTGTTTGGCAATCTCCGGCAAGTTGCATTGCCAGAAGAATGTGCCATCGGTATGCCGCCCCAAATTTTTCAGCAGGAAGCCGCGCTCGAACGGGTGTTTGACGGTGCTGCTCAACCATTCATCGGCTTGTTTGCGGCTGGTAAGCGTGGCGAGGGGCAGGCTCGACATCGCTTGTAGCAGGGCTTGATGGCGAGGTGGGTAGGCTTTGGGCGCAATATCGACCACCAGCAAACGCTGTACCCGTTCTGGCTGTTGCAGCGCCAGTGTCATCGCAACTTTGCCGCCCATCGAATGCCCCATTAAATCGCAGTGTGGAATCGCCAAGGCATCCAGCACTTCCACCACATCCGCACCCATTTGCCGGTAGGACATGCCTTCAACGTGCGGTGAATCGCCATGATTACGCAAATCCAGCGCCAACACCGCGCGTTTCGCGGTTTGCCCGCGTGCAAAGGTTTGCCAGTTATCCAGCGACCCTAATAAGCCGTGCAGCACCACCAGTGGCGGGTTGCCGTCTAACGTTCCGAGTAGGCGGTAATTCAGCACGCGAATTCACGCCCCATGGTGGCAATGTTTTCCAAAATATCTGCGCGTGCCTCAGCACTGAGTGCGGGGACATTGTAGTAAATGCGATGACGCACGTCCTTAATGCCGCAGAAAGCCAATGTGCCATCCGTGACCGGGCGGTAGATCAAGTGTTCGGCGTCGGTTTGGCGGAAAAAGTCTTCGGTGCCGCCCGCCGTGATTAAGACCAGTGCCCGCTGGTGTTGCAGCAAGCCTTTCACGCCTTCCTGTGAATATTCAAACGCGGTGCCATTGGTCAATACGTGGTCAAACCAGCCTTTGAGGATGGCAGGGCGGTCAAACCACCACAGCGGGTAAATAAATACCAAGCCGTCTGCCCACAACAAATCTTGTTGCTCACGGCTGATTTTGTCGGGAATCACGCCGGTTTGCAGGACTGCTAAGTCGCTGGCGCGTAATACCGGGTCGAAATCTTCCGCATACAGGTTTTTGACCCGTACTTCGTGTCCCCCTTCCTGCAAACCTTGTTGGCAATAATCCAGCATGGCATGGTTGAAGCTGCTGGGGTTGGGGTGAGCGTAAACGATCAGAACGCGCATGAGTGTTCCCTAGGTAAAGTGAGGATTCGGTTAGTGAAGGGTATCATTCGTTGGCATGGTTGGTTTGAATAATAGCCCGGTATCAATGGCGTCAAGTGTATAGTTTGCATTGCAAAATTCGCAAATGATCTCAATTTTTCCCTGCTCTTCAAGCATGGCGTCGGCTTCAGCCTGACCGAGTGAGCGCAACATGGTTTCGACCCGTTCACGGCTACAGGTGCAGTGAAAGCGAATGTCTTTGGGGTCAAATAAGCGCACCTCTTCTTCGTGGAACAGGCGGTAGAGCAAGGCTTCCGGTGCAAGCTGTGCCAGTTCGTCACGAGTCAGGGTATCCAGCAAGGCAGAGGCACGTTGCCAATCGTCGGCATCGTGCTCGGTTTGCGGCAGGCGTTGCAGCAAAATACCGGCGGCGGCGGTGTCATTCGACATTAACCACAGGCGTGTTGGTAATTGTTCGGAACGCTCAAAATACGCTTCGAGTGCGACACTTAAGGAATCACCTTCCAATGGGATTAGGCTTTGGTAACGCTCGTTGCTTTGGTGCGATTCGAGGGTGATTGCTAGTTGGGCTTCACCAAACAAGTCGAGTAAACGGCTGCCGGTGGCTTCACCGTTCCATTGCGCTAGGCCGCGTACCGTGCCTTGCGCAGTGGCTTGAATGACCAGCAAATGGATCGGGCCATCGCCGCGAATTTGCAAGGTCAACGCGCCGTCATGTTTGATGGTGGCGGCTAATAACACGGCGGCGGTCACGGCTTCGCCCAAAATGGTTTTCACAAAAGCCGGGTAATCGGCACGCGCTAAAATTTCCTGCCAAGTTTGGTCAAGGTGTAACCATTCACCGCGCACATGCGCTTGTTCGAGCATAAAGCGTCGTAATGTATCGGCTGACATATTTTCTGAACCTCATGGAGCGAGAATTGCTTTCTAAATGCGGCTTAATCTGCTAAAAAGCACCCATTTTAGCCGGAACGTGAACTTATCACACAAGTCGGCTTGCCCAAAGTAGCGGCGGTTGTTACATTTAGCGAATTATTTTTGGGGGCTGCCCAAAGGTTAGCCTGTTCGCGGAAAAACGACAGTCACACAGGACGTGTTCAAGTACTCCCTTTATTTAGCTTTAAGCCGGATTGATTAGATTATGTTCAAAGCCTTATCAGGTTTATTTTCCAATGATATTTCCATCGACCTAGGCACTGCCAATACCCTGATTTATATGCGCGGCAAAGGTATCGTACTGGATGAACCTTCTGTTGTTGCTATCCGTCAAGACCGTGGTCCGGGTGGCCCCAAGTCGATTGAAGCCGTGGGAACGGAAGCCAAGAAAATGTTGGGGCGCACCCCTGAGAATATCACCGCGATTCGCCCCATGAAAGACGGCGTGATTGCGGACTTTACTTACACTGAAAAAATGTTACAGCACTTCATCCGCAAAGTGGATGCGGGGCGTATTTTGCGCCCTAGCCCGCGTGTTGTGATTTGTGTGCCGTGTGGCGCAACCCAAGTCGAACGCCGTGCGATTAAAGATTCCGCGTTGGGTGCGGGTGCGCGTAAAGTTTACCTGATCGAAGAGCCGATGGCGGCAGCGATTGGCGCGGGCATTCCGGTCGATGAAGCGATTGGTTCGATGGTACTGGATATTGGCGGTGGTACGTCCGAAGTGGCCATTATGTCATTGCGCGGGATTGTGTACTCGGCGTCAGTGCGTATCGGCGGCGACCGTTTGGATGATGCGATTATCAGTTATGTACGCCGTAATTACGGCATGTTGATCGGTGAAGCCACGGCGGAACGGATTAAATGCGAAATCGGTTCGGCTTACCCCGGCAAGGAATTGCTGGAAATCGAAGTCAAAGGCCGCAACCTGTCAGAAGGCGTACCCCGCAGTTTCACCCTGACCAGTAATGAAATCCTCGAAGCTTTGCAAGAACCGCTGTTTGGCATTGTCAGCGCGGTGAAAACGGCGTTGGAACAAACCCCGCCAGAGTTAGCTGCTGACGTTGCCGACCGTGGTATCGTTTTGACCGGCGGTGGTGCATTATTGCGCGACTTGGATCGTTTATTGATGGAAGAAACGGGGATTCCGGTGGTGATTGCCGATGATCCGCTGACATGTGTGGCGCGTGGTGGCGGTAAGATTCTGGAAATCATGGAAGAAGAAGGCGTTAACTTCCTCGCTACCGACTGATCAGCAAGCGGAATGACAAGCAGCAGCGGAGGCGACCATTAACGACACCAATTATCATGCCACGCCGGGATTTTCGTTTCGGTTCATGTTGTTGATTTTATGTGCATTAGTGCTCATGGCGGTGGATAATCGCAATCCAGCGTCATTGTCCGCTGTGCGCACCGTGGCAACTATGATGGTTTATCCATTGCTGTACAGCGTTGATTTTCCGCAACAGGCTTATCAACGTTCCAGCGGGTTTTTAACCAATCAACAACAATTAGCGGATGAAAATCTTATCCTGCGGCAGCAAGTCGGTGTGTTTTCAGCACAGCAACAGGATTTGGATAAGGTCATGGCTGAAAATCAGCGCTTGCGAACCATGCTCAATGCCGCCCCGCGTGAAACCTACACGTTTACCATGGCTGAAATTCTGGAAATTGCGCAAGACCCGGTGCGTGGCTTGGTGACGCTCAATAAAGGCAGCAATGATGCCGTTCAGGAAAGCCAAGTGGTATTGCATGGCAATAAAATCTACGGACAAGTCGTTAGTGTTACTCCGCTTACCTCCAATGTGATGCAGTTAATTGACATAGGTCACTCGATTCCCGTGGAAAGCAAACGTACCGGCGAACGCGGGCTTGCGAATGGCGACGGACGTGGACGACCGATAAAGATTGAAAATTTGCCAGCCAGCAGTACCGTTAAACCGGGTGATGTATTTGTCTCATCGGGGCTGGGCGGCTTGTTTGCGGCTGGCTACGAAGTCGCTACCGTATTACCCGGTGGCGTCGATGTGAAACAGGGCGACCCATTTGCCACGGTGTTAGCCATGCCTGCGGTGGACTACGAAGCCGTGCGCGAGGTGCTATTGGTGTGGAAAAATACGGGTGATGCTGATGCCCGTTAAAGACCCGCGTTTCCCCGGCGCTGTATTGGTAACGTTGATTCTGGCGATGGTGTTGTCGCTTATCCCCTTGGGCGATGTATTGAGTTTGTGGCGTCCCGAATGGATCGCGCTGACGTTAGTGCATTGGGCGTTAATTATCCGTGATCGCGTCAGTTTGGTGGTGGTATTCGCGATTGGCCTGATCGTAGACACAACCTTACCCGGATCATTATTAGGGCAACATGCCTTGGGTTATGTGCTGGTCACGTATCTTGCGGTGCGCTTGAGTTTGCGCATGACCCCCGAAGCGTTTATGCAGCAATTGGCACTGCTGTTTGTGATTTTGGGGGCATACATGCTGGCTAATCTG
This window harbors:
- the mreC gene encoding rod shape-determining protein MreC, with the translated sequence MLLILCALVLMAVDNRNPASLSAVRTVATMMVYPLLYSVDFPQQAYQRSSGFLTNQQQLADENLILRQQVGVFSAQQQDLDKVMAENQRLRTMLNAAPRETYTFTMAEILEIAQDPVRGLVTLNKGSNDAVQESQVVLHGNKIYGQVVSVTPLTSNVMQLIDIGHSIPVESKRTGERGLANGDGRGRPIKIENLPASSTVKPGDVFVSSGLGGLFAAGYEVATVLPGGVDVKQGDPFATVLAMPAVDYEAVREVLLVWKNTGDADAR
- the mreD gene encoding rod shape-determining protein MreD — encoded protein: MPVKDPRFPGAVLVTLILAMVLSLIPLGDVLSLWRPEWIALTLVHWALIIRDRVSLVVVFAIGLIVDTTLPGSLLGQHALGYVLVTYLAVRLSLRMTPEAFMQQLALLFVILGAYMLANLWILRVVGAGSTGGWLYWAPLLSSIAIWPVFHSLLGYFHVQRKAL
- the hslO gene encoding Hsp33 family molecular chaperone HslO — its product is MSADTLRRFMLEQAHVRGEWLHLDQTWQEILARADYPAFVKTILGEAVTAAVLLAATIKHDGALTLQIRGDGPIHLLVIQATAQGTVRGLAQWNGEATGSRLLDLFGEAQLAITLESHQSNERYQSLIPLEGDSLSVALEAYFERSEQLPTRLWLMSNDTAAAGILLQRLPQTEHDADDWQRASALLDTLTRDELAQLAPEALLYRLFHEEEVRLFDPKDIRFHCTCSRERVETMLRSLGQAEADAMLEEQGKIEIICEFCNANYTLDAIDTGLLFKPTMPTNDTLH
- a CDS encoding NAD(P)H-dependent oxidoreductase codes for the protein MRVLIVYAHPNPSSFNHAMLDYCQQGLQEGGHEVRVKNLYAEDFDPVLRASDLAVLQTGVIPDKISREQQDLLWADGLVFIYPLWWFDRPAILKGWFDHVLTNGTAFEYSQEGVKGLLQHQRALVLITAGGTEDFFRQTDAEHLIYRPVTDGTLAFCGIKDVRHRIYYNVPALSAEARADILENIATMGREFAC
- a CDS encoding rod shape-determining protein; this encodes MFKALSGLFSNDISIDLGTANTLIYMRGKGIVLDEPSVVAIRQDRGPGGPKSIEAVGTEAKKMLGRTPENITAIRPMKDGVIADFTYTEKMLQHFIRKVDAGRILRPSPRVVICVPCGATQVERRAIKDSALGAGARKVYLIEEPMAAAIGAGIPVDEAIGSMVLDIGGGTSEVAIMSLRGIVYSASVRIGGDRLDDAIISYVRRNYGMLIGEATAERIKCEIGSAYPGKELLEIEVKGRNLSEGVPRSFTLTSNEILEALQEPLFGIVSAVKTALEQTPPELAADVADRGIVLTGGGALLRDLDRLLMEETGIPVVIADDPLTCVARGGGKILEIMEEEGVNFLATD
- a CDS encoding alpha/beta fold hydrolase, whose amino-acid sequence is MLNYRLLGTLDGNPPLVVLHGLLGSLDNWQTFARGQTAKRAVLALDLRNHGDSPHVEGMSYRQMGADVVEVLDALAIPHCDLMGHSMGGKVAMTLALQQPERVQRLLVVDIAPKAYPPRHQALLQAMSSLPLATLTSRKQADEWLSSTVKHPFERGFLLKNLGRHTDGTFFWQCNLPEIAKQYLKISGFHAPESVFTQPTLFVRGGQSDYVQDTDIDGIWQVFPQATLTTIDAAGHLPHVQTPAEFSAVVNAFLD